From the Montipora capricornis isolate CH-2021 chromosome 2, ASM3666992v2, whole genome shotgun sequence genome, one window contains:
- the LOC138038330 gene encoding peroxisomal membrane protein 11A-like, which produces MDVITAVVKYNQQTLGRDKLCRIIQYGSRLSSYLLAQAGASADLVNRLKTLDKQTSTSRKIFRLGRSLDMILGAIRAREIRHDSVLKILIICRRITFAFYYIIDHITWAVRLGLYKSNLKEWSKLEAKLWLIALGFGLLRNLYDILNLVLVPAKKNDGEERSIQSNSVTTRLASRPEILLDTVKNSADFLLPFNVMGMIELNVGLAGLLGLISSMAGAVPVWNPNMKLKPS; this is translated from the exons ATGGACGTAATTACAGCGGTAGTGAAGTACAATCAACAGACTTTGGGGAGAGATAAACTCTGTAG GATAATTCAATATGGCTCTAGATTATCAAGTTATCTTTTGGCCCAAGCTGGTGCAAGTGCTGATTTGGTAAACAGACTTAAAACTCTTGATAAACAGACCAGTACGTCAAGGAAGA TTTTTAGATTGGGAAGGAGCTTGGACATGATCTTGGGAGCTATAAGAGCAAGAGAAATTCGTCATGACAGTGTTCTCAAAATTCTCATTATCTGCCGCCGCATCACTTTTGCCTTTTATTACATCATTGACCACATCACATGGGCAGTAAGGCTGGGACTGTACAAGTCAAACCTCAAAGAATGGTCAAAGTTAGAGGCCAAATTGTGGCTTATTGCTCTTGGCTTTGGACTCTTGAGAAATCTGTATGACATTCTTAACTTAGTTCTTGTTCCAGCAAAGAAAAATGATGGGGAAGAAAGGTCCATTCAGAGTAATTCAGTGACTACACGACTGGCGTCTCGTCCAGAAATCCTGCTAGATACAGTAAAAAATTCAGCTGATTTTCTGTTACCCTTCAATGTTATGGGGATGATTGAATTGAACGTTGGATTAGCTGGTTTACTGGGGCTAATATCGTCAATGGCCGGTGCAGTTCCTGTATGGAATCCCAACATGAAATTAAAACCATCATAG